A genomic segment from Malus domestica chromosome 05, GDT2T_hap1 encodes:
- the LOC103424219 gene encoding uncharacterized protein: MDSINFYDIKAEKANAILKYRQLRKIAKLFRLIEVLAVLLLLSRFSVQLPQAVKNSASYFKDISGFMVSPRFVFVVGNVIVIILYAKSGRFSAKDSSTDSSGGDLYEEFVQNSEKNQKLRGDGIEYQAIKKRPEDSIVSEQAPHTSEVKKFTRSQSENLERAVCKSSRHLLKRSETEKFKENVQSGGKLVGSEYPEDGMSNEEFRSKVESFIARQQKFRLQEEFSVN, from the coding sequence ATGGATTCAATCAATTTTTATGACATCAAAGCTGAGAAGGCAAACGCAATCTTGAAATACCGCCAGCTTCGAAAAATCGCAAAACTCTTTCGGTTGATAGAGGTGCTTGCTGTTCTGCTCCTGCTTTCCAGGTTTTCTGTCCAACTCCCTCAGGCTGTCAAGAACTCTGCCTCTTACTTCAAAGACATATCCGGCTTCATGGTAAGTCCTCGCTTCGTGTTTGTCGTTGGAAATGTAATAGTTATCATTCTCTACGCCAAGTCGGGCAGATTTTCAGCTAAAGACTCTAGCACAGACAGCTCGGGTGGTGATCTTTACGAAGAGTTTGTTCAGAACAGCGAAAAGAATCAAAAACTTCGTGGCGATGGGATTGAGTACCAGGCCATAAAAAAAAGGCCCGAGGATAGTATAGTTTCTGAGCAAGCTCCTCATACTTCGGAAGTCAAGAAGTTCACAAGGAGTCAGTCAGAGAATTTAGAACGCGCGGTTTGCAAGAGCTCGCGGCACTTACTGAAACGATCAGAGACGGAGAAATTCAAGGAAAATGTTCAGTCTGGCGGGAAATTGGTAGGGAGCGAGTACCCCGAAGACGGTATGAGTAACGAGGAGTTTCGAAGCAAGGTTGAGTCCTTCATTGCAAGACAGCAGAAGTTTCGACTGCAAGAAGAGTTCTCTGTAAACTAG
- the LOC139196055 gene encoding uncharacterized protein, whose translation MATINDYFKDNVANLENAEVPIENNLIKWKCPMSPYVKINFDGSVSNSLAAGGFVIKNRNSKPILICAMNLGSSTINVAKALALREAPIWARRRSLTHVLVKSDSKIIIDPVCGVYEVSWNLRSIIEDIRWCASSFQDIKWGHVFKEANFVANAMAYVGLKIVNLCIWDACLPVEANLALLVDCNGSSYVKGFSL comes from the coding sequence ATGGCTACGATAAATGATTACTTCAAGGATAATGTTGCTAACCTAGAGAATGCAGAAGTGCCAATTGAAAATAACTTGATCAAGTGGAAATGTCCAATGTCTCCTTACGTTAAAATAAATTTCGATGGGTCGGTGTCAAACTCTTTGGCTGCCGGAGGCTTCGTTATTAAGAACCGGAATAGCAAACCTATCCTCATCTGTGCTATGAACCTAGGGTCTTCCACCATTAACGTTGCTAAGGCTCTAGCATTACGTGAAGCTCCGATCTGGGCTAGGAGGAGGAGCCTGACGCATGTGTTAGTGAAGAGTGATTCTAAGATTATCATTGATCCTGTCTGTGGTGTCTATGAAGTGTCGTGGAATTTGAGATCTATTATTGAAGATATCAGGTGGTGTGCCTCGTCCTTCCAAGATATCAAGTGGGGGCATGTGTTCAAGGAAGCAAATTTTGTTGCAAATGCTATGGCGTATGTTGGGCTTAAGATTGTTAACCTTTGTATTTGGGATGCTTGTCTTCCTGTGGAAGCAAACTTGGCCCTCCTCGTTGATTGTAATGGCTCCAGCTATGTGAAGGGTTTCTCTCTTTAA